Within the Catalinimonas niigatensis genome, the region TACTTTCATTATCGTAATAGCTTGCCGCATAAGCAGGAAAAGCATCTGAGTCTTGCTGGTGTTGCTGGCCCAGCTTGTCTCCTGCAAAGAAATAAAAAGCAGCGATAGTGAGTAGACTAGCTATCACCGCTGAAATGACTGGAGTGATTATATTTTTCATTCTATATTTTGTATTTGAGTTTAACTTCGCTTCGGGAAAAATAATTTACCATCAGATAACTTATATACGCATTACTTATTGTATAGTATTAAACTGATTAGAGACAACTCAGGTTAAGTATTTCCTGATTTTCTCTGCAAATCACTATGGAAGGTTGAAAACTTATGTTCTCAAAACCAAACAAGCTGATGGCTTTCTTCCTTTCGGCTTTACAAAATACAAGGATAATACCAGCATAAAAGTTCTGTGTGAACCATACAAAATTGTGTCAAAATGACAATGAAAACGCTGAATAGGATAAAATGTCATATACAAAACGACAACTATTGGGCGATAAATATCATTAAGGAAGTTACTTATGGAGAAATATGATGCCGTAATCGTAGGAAGCGGACCCAATGGATACGCAGCGGGGATAAGATTATTACAGGAAGGCCTTTCGGTACTAATGATTGAATCTCAGGAAGAAATTGGGGGAGGAGTACGCTCCGCCGAGCTTACTTTGCCAGGATTTGTACACGATATAGGCTCTACCGTCCATCCGCTGGCTTATGCCTCTCCTTATTTGAGTACCTTACCCCTCCACCAGCATGGTTTGCGATGGATACAGCCCGAAGCTCCGCTGGCCCACCCTCTGGAAGAGGGTGAAGCAATCATTATGTACAGGGAACTGGAGAAAACTGCCGCACAGTTGGGTAAAGATGAGCAGGCGTACATCAAATTGATGCAGTCTGCTGTAGACGATTGGGAGCAGATCGCTCCTGACTTCCTCGGCCCCTTACGCTGGCCGGAGCATCCTCTCAAATTTGCCAGATTTGGCCTCAGAGCCATCCAACCGCTGAGCTGGTTGAATAAAATCTCTTTCAAAGAAGAGAAAACCAAAGCTTTGCTGGCCGGATTGTCCGCCCATGCGATGTTACCTTTGTCCAATTGGGCCTCATCAGGGATTGCCATGGTACTTGGCATACTTGCACACCGGGTTGGCTGGCCTTTTCCTGAAGGTGGCGCAAAATCTTTGAGCCATGCGCTGGATAGTTACTACAAATCACTGGGTGGCGAAGTACAATTGAACACCAAAGTCAGCTCCATATCAGATATTCCTCCCTGTAGGGCCATCCTTCTGGACACTTCTCCTCAAGTTCTCTTGAATATGCAAGGCATTCGCCTGCCTTGGTGGTACAAACAGGACCTAAAGCGCTATCATTATGGACAAGGCATCTTCAAAATGGACTGGGCACTAAGCGAACCCATTCCTTTCCTCAACAAAGACTGTCTGAAGGCGGCCACCGTGCATATAGGACCTACTTACGAAGATATTGCCCGCTCCGAAAGGGAAATGTGGCAGGGAAAGCACCCTGATAAGCCCTATGTGCTGCTGGTACAGTCCTCACTCTTTGACAAAAGCCGGGCACCGGAAGGAAAACACACCGCCTGGGCCTACTGCCATGTTCCCCGCTTCTCAGAAAAGGATATGAGCCAGGAAATTGAGCAGCAGATTGAGCGTTTTGCCCCTGGTTTTAAGGAAGTGATCCTGAAAAGACACAGCATGAATACCAAAGCAGTACAGCAGATCAGTGCCAATTACATAGGAGGAGACATCAACTGCGGAGCGCAGACCATCAACCAGCAGTTTACCCGGCCCGTCTACCGCCTGAACCCCTATCGCACAGGCATCAAAGGAATGTACCTCTGCTCTTCGGCCACACCTCCGGGTGGAGGAGTACATGGCATGAGTGGTTTCCATGCCGCAGAGACGGCGATCAGAGATTTGAAGCGAAGTTAAATGTAGAGCTTAACAGAGAGAAAATTTGATCTCCCAATCTGCGCAATGTCCCCGGATAAGCAGCATTTTGTCTGCAAATACCCTTACATTCTGGTGAACAACCACATTTTTGCCAGAATGTAACGTTACATTCTTATGAATTACCACAATTTCATGCGATTGTAACGTTGAATTCTCATGAATGACTACAATTTCATACGATTGTAACGTTACTTTCTCATGAATTGCTACCATTTTGCGAGAATGTAACCTTACATTCGGGTGAATGACTACAATTTCATGCGAATGTAAGCTTGATTTCTCGTGAATGACTACAATTTTGTCAGGATGCAGGGCGGCATCTTGGTAGATGACTATTTTTATCAGCGTATCATTTAGTAGATGCAATGGGTATGATAAAAATCAACCACTTGCCCCACTTCATTCAATTGACGTTCTTTAATCTGTTCCTGGAGTTTTGCGCAGTCAGAAAAATAATCAAGCAACACTTTTCTTTTTAATCCCAGTAATCCCTGGGTTGCTCTGATAAAAAACGGGTCTCCCTCTTTTTTTAGCAAATCCATCCCCGACAAGAGAGATTCGCCCTGTTCAAACCATTCCAATTGATAATGACTTAGCTTTCCTTTGCGCATCACCTTTAAAAAATACTGCTCTCCGTTTTTTGCATCAATATCGTATCTGGGGTTCACCAAGATGATTTTTTGTGACGATTGGTTCAACCAAAAACCTTCGTAATGGGTGTTGTTCACGCTAAAGGCAGAGACCTCTTTCCTCTTGTACTTTTTCTGTTTACCGTAACGATCTGTGAATCTGATTTTTTTGTAATATTTCCGGATAGTCCCACTTTCATCTATGTGCTTGATATTCCCGTATAAGGTGTCGCCCATATTTAGCACCAGATAATCTTGTGCATCACTGTCCTGAGCAGAGAGGGAGGTTTGCAAAGAAAACAAGCATAAAGTAATAAAGGCAAGCAAGGTTTTATTCGTTCTCATCATCGTCTTTGTATCTAACATCCAGACCTGTTGCTCAGGGTTGGTATCACAGGCTTTCTTATTTCTGAGGAGGAAAGGTATATCCCT harbors:
- a CDS encoding phytoene desaturase family protein gives rise to the protein MEKYDAVIVGSGPNGYAAGIRLLQEGLSVLMIESQEEIGGGVRSAELTLPGFVHDIGSTVHPLAYASPYLSTLPLHQHGLRWIQPEAPLAHPLEEGEAIIMYRELEKTAAQLGKDEQAYIKLMQSAVDDWEQIAPDFLGPLRWPEHPLKFARFGLRAIQPLSWLNKISFKEEKTKALLAGLSAHAMLPLSNWASSGIAMVLGILAHRVGWPFPEGGAKSLSHALDSYYKSLGGEVQLNTKVSSISDIPPCRAILLDTSPQVLLNMQGIRLPWWYKQDLKRYHYGQGIFKMDWALSEPIPFLNKDCLKAATVHIGPTYEDIARSEREMWQGKHPDKPYVLLVQSSLFDKSRAPEGKHTAWAYCHVPRFSEKDMSQEIEQQIERFAPGFKEVILKRHSMNTKAVQQISANYIGGDINCGAQTINQQFTRPVYRLNPYRTGIKGMYLCSSATPPGGGVHGMSGFHAAETAIRDLKRS
- a CDS encoding LbetaH domain-containing protein; the protein is MHLLNDTLIKIVIYQDAALHPDKIVVIHEKSSLHSHEIVVIHPNVRLHSRKMVAIHEKVTLQSYEIVVIHENSTLQSHEIVVIHKNVTLHSGKNVVVHQNVRVFADKMLLIRGHCADWEIKFSLC